Proteins encoded by one window of Halomonas sp. Bachu 37:
- a CDS encoding GntR family transcriptional regulator, whose protein sequence is MSRVSQAQRLRALLEDAIIEGRCSPGSRLDPEALAREYQCSRTPIREALQQLAASGMVRVMPKRGTFVTELSVTELVERFEVMAELEGMCARLSARRITEAELVALREAHEACRLRAEAGDTNGYYYENGIFHQRIYEASHNSFLTQEAARLHATLQPYRRMQLQVRHRLERSFIEHEAVVAAIAAGDEVQAETLLRDHVVIQGERFNDLVASMQSLQQPQRA, encoded by the coding sequence ATGTCTAGGGTTTCCCAAGCGCAGCGGCTGCGCGCCCTGCTGGAGGACGCCATTATCGAGGGTCGCTGTTCGCCCGGTTCGCGCCTCGATCCGGAGGCGCTGGCCCGGGAGTACCAGTGTTCGCGAACACCGATTCGCGAGGCACTGCAACAGCTGGCCGCGTCGGGCATGGTGCGAGTGATGCCCAAGCGCGGGACGTTTGTTACCGAGCTAAGCGTGACCGAGCTGGTGGAGCGCTTCGAGGTGATGGCGGAGCTGGAGGGAATGTGCGCGCGACTGTCGGCGCGACGTATCACCGAGGCGGAACTGGTTGCCCTGCGCGAGGCCCACGAGGCGTGCAGGTTGCGCGCCGAGGCTGGCGACACGAACGGTTACTACTACGAGAATGGCATCTTCCATCAGCGCATCTACGAGGCCAGCCACAACAGCTTCCTCACTCAGGAGGCGGCAAGATTGCATGCGACCCTACAGCCCTATCGGCGAATGCAGCTGCAGGTGCGCCATCGCCTGGAGCGCTCCTTTATCGAGCACGAGGCGGTCGTGGCGGCCATTGCCGCTGGTGACGAAGTGCAGGCCGAGACGCTGCTGCGCGATCACGTCGTGATCCAGGGGGAGCGATTCAACGACCTTGTGGCCTCGATGCAGAGCCTGCAACAGCCTCAACGAGCCTGA
- a CDS encoding malonyl-CoA decarboxylase translates to MNVTFLQDLLSRITDRTRRGSSTPSGDRQHTPSKPSLAQLTAACATLMQSGGEASRILVAQQALDHYAGLDAAERRTFFTLLAERYAADPGAVHAAYADYRKHENNASLQRLFTACEPRRQDLLRRLNLCPGGTHELVKMRADLLDMLKEAPELAPLDADFAHLFASWFNRGFLMLESIDWNTRAAVLEKIIHYEAVHEIQDWSDLRRRLDPEDRRCYAFFHPAIGDEPLIFVEVALCRGIPDNIQTLLAGGDEVAPRYADTAVFYSISNCQRGLKGISFGNFLIKQVVQELKRELPNLTQFVTLSPVPGFAAWLAQQRETEHYRLSAPAANALKTAEWQQDTPARQALEPEIRALAARYLLEAKHTSGLPLDPVARFHLGNGASLHRLNWPGDTSSKGVRQAHALMVNYLYELDRIEQNHEAFSREGSVICASDVRRQASRADALRYTSVDA, encoded by the coding sequence GTGAACGTGACGTTCTTGCAAGATCTGCTGTCACGCATCACCGATCGCACCCGGAGGGGCAGCAGCACGCCCTCTGGCGACAGGCAACACACTCCATCCAAGCCCAGCCTGGCGCAGCTGACGGCGGCATGTGCCACCTTGATGCAGAGTGGCGGTGAGGCGTCGCGCATCCTCGTCGCCCAGCAGGCTCTGGATCACTATGCGGGGCTCGATGCCGCCGAGCGCCGGACCTTCTTCACCCTACTGGCGGAGCGCTACGCCGCTGATCCCGGAGCGGTCCACGCCGCCTATGCTGACTATCGGAAGCACGAGAACAATGCCAGCCTGCAGCGTCTGTTCACCGCCTGCGAGCCGCGGCGTCAGGATCTGCTGCGCCGCCTCAACCTCTGTCCCGGCGGAACCCATGAGCTGGTCAAGATGCGTGCCGATCTGCTCGACATGCTCAAGGAGGCGCCTGAGCTCGCGCCCTTGGATGCCGACTTCGCCCATCTCTTCGCCTCTTGGTTCAACCGTGGCTTCCTGATGCTTGAGAGCATCGACTGGAACACCCGGGCGGCGGTACTGGAAAAAATCATCCACTACGAGGCCGTGCACGAGATCCAGGACTGGAGCGATCTTCGTCGTCGCCTCGATCCCGAGGATCGCCGCTGCTACGCCTTCTTCCACCCGGCCATCGGGGATGAACCGCTGATCTTCGTCGAAGTGGCATTGTGTCGAGGCATTCCCGACAACATTCAAACGCTGTTGGCCGGCGGCGACGAGGTGGCCCCCCGCTACGCCGATACGGCGGTTTTTTATAGCATCAGCAATTGTCAGCGCGGCTTGAAGGGGATCTCGTTTGGCAATTTCCTCATCAAGCAGGTGGTGCAGGAGCTCAAGCGCGAGCTGCCTAATCTCACCCAGTTCGTCACGCTCTCGCCGGTACCCGGCTTCGCCGCCTGGCTGGCCCAGCAACGCGAGACAGAGCACTATCGCCTCTCCGCCCCGGCAGCCAATGCCCTGAAGACCGCCGAATGGCAGCAAGACACGCCGGCTCGCCAGGCTCTGGAGCCCGAAATACGGGCCCTGGCCGCTCGCTATCTGCTGGAGGCCAAACACACCAGCGGCCTGCCCCTCGACCCCGTGGCCCGCTTCCATCTGGGCAACGGGGCCAGCCTGCATCGCCTCAACTGGCCCGGCGATACCTCGTCGAAGGGGGTACGCCAGGCCCATGCACTGATGGTCAATTACCTCTATGAACTGGACCGAATCGAGCAGAACCATGAGGCCTTCAGTCGCGAGGGGAGTGTGATCTGTGCCTCCGATGTTCGACGCCAGGCATCCCGCGCCGACGCCCTGCGATATACAAGCGTTGATGCCTGA